The Acomys russatus chromosome X, mAcoRus1.1, whole genome shotgun sequence genome segment cctggactcaactttgtagaacagcctggcctctaactcagaacaatctgcctgcctctgcctttggagtgctgggattaaaggcatgcgccaccacacctggcttattgtGTTAATTTTTGTAGTAATGGATATTGAGCCTCAAACCTCTTGCATGTAACTTGAACACTCTAAGACTTAGCTACATCCTCAACccctttttggtgtgtgtgagagggcGGAGGAGTTACTTGTAGGTAACAGACAGAAAGCATCCAGAGGCTTCTGGAAAAGTCCAgagcagagggaaaaaagaaacacactggATATGACCAGGGCTATCTTCAAGAAATTAAGAATAGTGGGGGCAAGAGAAAACCTTATCTAGTAAGAAGAAAGCCTGTGAACTGCAGAAGCCTCAGAGCTAGCATGGTGGAGGATGAGTGGAGGGAGGTGAAAGGGGCCAGAAAACTAACTtggactttaaaaatacataaaaaaaaatgcttctgaaTATGGACTGAAGGAGCCTGGGCCCCCATGAGGGTTTTGATATACAACCACAAGTATCTGCCAAGGGAAGTGTCAGCCTCTACAGATACGAGCCCATTTTGCGTGTTCCTGAGACATGCTGGCTCTAGGTTCTTAGAAATCCTTGTGCAGACCAGCTTGGGTTGAACTAAGACTATCACTTCTGCAGTTATGCATTGTCTTTTGGAATTTGCCTTTGGACTTGAcagtgtggtttttgtttgactTACTGGGTTCTTCATTTCCAACATTTCTATTGCATATTTATTAAACTCTTTCCTGAATTTCTCATTTGTATTCTGTGTTATCTCCctaatttcatttaaatgtttatatgcaTTTTCTTCCATCTCACTGAGCTCTTTAAAACATCACTCTTTTGGATTGCTATGCATTTCACCCATTTCTATTGTTGACATAAAAACCAGAGCTCTCATCTTAAAGGAAGTAAAAGAGAATTgattctggagccattttgagtaCCCATGGCTTGGGAACACCAATTTAGGTTACTCCAAATTCCATGTTCAAACATGGGAGCAGTTTCATAAAAtgtttatagttttacagaacaaagaaagtcataaattaaGACAAGTTTAAAATACTTTGGTGGGTACACCAGAGAGGCAGGTACAGGAAGATGGGGGAAGATTTTGTTATAGGGCAAACATGCTATTTCATAGTATTCTCAGCTCTGGGATTGGTGGAAGCTAGTGTTCTGCTAAGTTAATAACTACtaagaggtttttgtttattATCATGATGTGTTCAATCAGATACAGGGTTGGACAAGGAATGGCTGCTCTAGGAGTTAAAACTAGCTCAAGAGTAAGTAATTAGACTCAAGACCTGCAAAATTCCAATCTTTCCACAGTACTGAAATTCCAATTGGTCCATTAATCTCTGCAGACAGACATCTTCCAAGAGTGTTAGTTATTTccattgttgtttttttctacaGCCAGACACAAactttttttcagaaattttcaTTCACACAGTTTTTAGAAACCTTTTTTTTAAGGATtacatttttctgtgtatttttaatttttttttatttagttaatttatttagattacatctcaattgttatccgatcatttgtatcctcctgttcctccctccctacagctttcaccctattcccctcccctaggtctgtgaccaaggggggcctcctcccccactatatggtcataggctgtcaagtcttaTCTtcatagcctgcttattctttctttgagtgccaccaggcctccccaccacaaggaatggtcaaaaatggggctccagagttcatgacagagctagtccccactctccactcaactgtggagaatgtcttgtccattggctagatctgagaaggggttccatgtttactgaagtattgtccttggttggtgcagcagtttgttttttcttatttcttttgtccTTATATTGAGATAGACATATCTGGTATATTGGGTATTTTAGCACTTTTATGGGATGGCCTTCtcactgaaaatgtttttattttcattggtgtACCGAGTATCTCTTTTTACTTCTACAGCTGTTATTAGTGCATTTGGACATAATACATCAGAGTCTAGGCCCCACTATCTCTGCAGGTGACACAGGAGTTGAGATGTCAGCCCTTGAGTTAATTGTGTTATAGACAGTACAGTATGTGGAGTATCTACTATGTGACAAAAAGAGCTGACTTCGGAGCTGATCGGACTCTCTCAAGTACCATTAATGTGACTTCTCTTATTTGTAAGAGCCTCTGGCCAGCGCTGATCGCACCACTCAGTAGTGGTGAATGGTCTaacgttttgttttttgtttttgttttataaattataactTTGCCAACaggaagcattgtctatgcctagacattcatgtctcagccagtctcagagctatttcctatatagtgggattagcaatataaattacctgcttgttctgcagtttaaattcttcacatcctgattgtatccccctccctcattccctcccaatcccccctccctccttcatctcctctccctccccccttaaTATAatgctcagaaaggggagccctcttcccctaacatctgtcctcagtctatcaagtctcatctgtactagcTGTAACATCTTCCTACtttcctgccagggggaagtgatctaagttcggtggccagagtgcatgtccaaaatagtccctactctccacacatgggacccacaaggagactgtgctactacatctgagcagtgggtctaggtccacatcatacatggtccttggttgatgtttctgtctctctgttgtagtgtagttatcctgtattatgtggctagtaTCCGTTTATAAGTGgatacacaccatgtgtgtctttctgggtttgggttacctcactcgggatgatcctttccagttccatccgtttgcctgtaaatttcatgatgtcctgatttttaatagctgaatagtattccattgtgtatatgtaccacagcttctttatccattctttggttgagggacatgtaaGAAGTTCTTATTTGTTGAGTAGGCAGCGCTTCATGGCAGGAGGCAGTGCCAGGAGCCATGGCACCCCCTCTGTATTGCTTACACTCATTAGTAATACTTGATCAATCAGGCTGCAGAAACTGTGAGCAGCGGGGACTATATTGCTGTTGTTGCACCAGAAACTGAGGTGTGCTATCTCTCTGCTCTTCCGGGAGTTATCTCCCTAGTACTACTGGGTCTCCCTAGCTTGGTACACCTAGACAGTAGCTGGGTCTATTCTGCCTGGAACTGCTTCAGCCAAAGTGCCTTCAAGGGAGAAAACAACCTTGGGTAATGGCTAAAATTAGGCAAAATACCTCTtatgaccatttttttttattattattattttgcctaTCCACTCCCAGGGGTGAGATGACAGCGAGGACTGTTTTCTTTAGCTCCTGCATCTGAAATGCTCCCAGGAGTGAACAAGAGCAGAAAGCAATTTGATCCAGGCAGTTGCTTTCCAGCTCTCCCTAGGCTGTACACTACAGAGATAAGGTTACAGCTCAAGGGTAGCACTGATAAAGACCACTCCGGCAAATTTCCTGTAGGCAGAGCAGCCACTAGCAGGAAATTCTTTCCCCATTCTGTGCGTTCTGAACTATACTAGGGGAGAAATGactagaattacaagcatgaCTGACTGCCTTAAGTCCTGTTGCCAGTAGGAATTCACACAGATAGCTAAAACACTGGGCCAGGAGGGCAGGCTCCTTCCCCATTCTCTAGTTCTTAAGGTATGCAACTTGCTTTTTCCTGTTTTAATATACAGTGCAGGGCGTATAGCAAGTTTAAGACTCTACTGAGCCAGATCTGATGTGCGGGGCAGCCACCCAGTGGGAACATAATGGAGGATCTGTGGTATTCCATGAATGGGGATATGCAGGGAATTCTGACCCCTAAAACAATTCAAATACAGACGCAGGTTCCCTTATGAAAATGGCTCCCTACTATTGTTCCCTGCAAGTTCACTGGAAGATGAGTGATACTCTTTGCCAAAACATAGCTTCTGTGCTGGATTGAGGTTACTTACGCAAGTGGCTCACAAGGCTATATGCCTTCTAAACTTTCCAGTAGCTATATTGCCAGCACCCATGCTGACAgtttactggattttttttttcttcatcttttaccCTGGAAAGGAGAGCCTTCTTCATGGGCTATGCAACCTGGGTGAAGTGTGCTCTTATTCCACATTTCTGAATCTGTGATCCTTCATTCTACTTTGATCTTTCTGATTTCCAGTGTTGCCCCATGATTACTTACTTCAAAACTCAGCAACACATCTGTTGCTTTGTCAGAGACCACATATGATCTGAGTGTTCCTCTTGGACATCTTGAAGCAGCTCTACAgcgaaaatttagaaaattagagAAGCACTTGTGCTAAATCCTAAATTATCCCATGAGCTTATGAAACGGCTTCACTCACAGTTATAATGTCTATAATAGTACTAAAAGAGAACCATTTACAATTTTTAGACAGTGATCTACTGTGAATTTTCAGCATCAATTTAGACTCTTgcatgaggctttttttttcttaaaaaatttaaatttgttttattcaaTCCTTTAAATAAGCAATAAAGCTGCCtcctttcaatttatttttttgtgttttattgtggACTATGTTTACACAGGgataaagctttattttatttacttactattgaaagaaaccttttttttaaaactggggTAAGAATTCCTTCCCCTTGCTCCAGAGGAATACACTCTTATCTTCCAAATCCTCTATAAACTTGCTTCTTATTTCACACCCAGACATTATCTCTGCCTTCTAAGCTGTTTGCTACTCAAACATTTCCAAAAGATAGCCTAAAAAGGAGAACAGTCACTACCTTATTTACCagatgaaagagacagacacagaattgCCTCCTACCAATATGTGGATGAAGGCACTAGCAGTGTATCATCTTTAAAAACACTATGGCACCAAACTTCTCTTAACTTAAATTCCCACCAGTACTGTATAGATCGTTATTTGTATAAGGAGTCAAAGCATACTGGCAACTATCATGTTGCTGATTTAATTGTGTGTCAGATCATATGTGATgctaatttctattttcttgagtCTTAGTGAAGTTCATAGTATATTCTAAGTACTCTTTTTTTAAGTACTTGGAATGCATTAGTAATCATAAGTGAAGAAAAAAACACTTTCAGGGCATTATGTTGGAGTAAGAcgaatatacattttaattaggTGATTCATTATGGGAATGTATGCACATTGACTGATTTTCTGAACTATCTACTCACAACTTTTGTCCAGTTTTCTGTGGCTTATTTATCCTATTTCAACTGTGTACACAGATTTGGTTTGCACCCAAATCTTATTTTTCCCTACTTCATGATACCTTTTATAATTAGAAAGTTTTCTATCTTACTTTAATTATATTCATCgtaatgtttttgagacagggcctcactaggTAGCTCTTGCTGAACTGGAATTTGCTAGGTAGGCCAGCctagcttcgaactcagagagatatgtctgcctctgcctcctgaatgctgagattcaaggtgtgcaccaccacacctggcatatgccttctttttaatttgtacttTTGGAGCTTTTAGTATTTAGCTACTCTCCAAGCTCAAAATTAAACATTCTCTTATAATACCTTCTAAACGTTTTATGTGTTGCTTTTCTTATTTGGGTATTAGTAGGACCCatttgaaattgatttttaaaaggtataaagctattttattttttcatatggaTAAAAAAATTAATCTAGTACCACTTACTGAATagaataatgtttattatcactTGAAATGCCAGGCCTGTGACTGAGGTTCCCTGTGTGTAAATGTGGCCCATTTCACTTGCTAAGTTTCattgttatgttttatttcccTGCTCTAATTCCCAAGTGCTTAGAGAAAATTCTCTGAAACTGCCAAACTAATCTTGGTAAAATGGAACACAAAACACGCTATTCCACTGCTTTGACTCTCTGAATGCCTTCCCCTTTCACTCAGGTAAAAATAGAATTCTATTGTAGAGACTGTACCTTGCAGGTCACTAGATTTTCATACTCATCAGCCTCTGTGACTTCTTTGGACTCCCCCCTTACAGCTCTCTAGCTCCCTCAACCCCACCCACAGGACCATCCTGTCTGCTTTTCCTCAAGCACTCCAGGACTTCTCTGGCTCTGGAACAATGGTTATCAGTTTATCTGGAATGTACATTCCCCTGCCTGCTGCCCCAGGACACTTTTCACACTACCCTCAGGCTTGTACTCAAAAGTGACATGTTCAGTGTAGCCTTCCCTGGCTACCACCTGTGCGCTTTCATTTCCCTGCGCCCGCGCCCCGCCCCCCTCATGCCCCGCTTTACTGTTTTCCTCCTTAGCACAAGGCCAATGAAACTTTACTATGTACTTTTCTTGGCTATTGCCTAACTTCCACAATAAAATGAAAGCCCCAAGAGGCTaggaaccttttctttttttttttattgacttcATTTATTCATTGCTGCATCAGTGCCTGTCTCAACAAGTGCCAGAGACCACCCAAAGTAAATATTTGTggaaagaagataaaacaaatggACTGAGACAGCAGATTTCTCTGGGTTTAGCCTCAAATTTACAAATACAGATATCTCCAGGGAACAAATGTGTGTTTTATCAGAGTGAAAAGGACATCTGGAGGAGTGGACATCAGGAACATTCAGAGCCTAAGTGGGCTGaagccttcctcccactctaCCAGCTACTTGTGTCTTTGTTAGAACGTGCTTCCTATcctctgtgtttgtttcatttggttttcagGGCAGTCCATCAATGGATATACATTGTATAAActcttagaaaaatgaaaactcttACTTTTCAATAGGAAATAATAAagctcaaagacaaaacaaagcacagaaccTAGTTAAAAGTGCCTCCTGGGCAATCTGCTGATATTGGCTAGTCAAAGTCATGTCACGTATAAAGAAAGCTGAACTCTGCTCTGATGAGGTGAACTTGCCTTGTGTAACTCGTCAGGCATTCAGTCTTGACTCAGGGTTTTCTACAATGTTTCTTCAGTCTCCAAAGACACCTTGTTTACTCTATTATGTATGCATCTCTTGCATAGACAGAATAGACAACATTCTTTCTTTAAGGTAGAAGTTTAGTTAAGAGTCGGGgttcagaaaccagaggaaacaTTTTGAAAGGGTAAAGAGGGACTGAACCCTGGACCAAGACCTGTGTTCTGGACACCCTAGTTCTGAGGGACTCTACTGAAATCACTGTTTCTTCTGCTCACCAGCTGCAACCCATCCACACCGCTATATACAGCTGAAGAAATTAGTTATACAGCCTTTTAGTACCCACTCCTATTGCCCACAGCATCTGTATCATCTGCAAGCAAACAGCTGCATGGACTTCCATCACTGTGCAACATGAGTTTAAGGGGGCATAGTTTGGCCATGAGGTACCAAAAGAGGTGTCAGGGACCAGAGGCTTTAGGGGAGAGGTCTCTTCAGAATAGAAGCTACTGGGGCACTGGGCCTCTCTTTGCTGGCTCACTAAGTGAAGCCACCTGTGGTTACAGGCCGCTGTGACAGAAGAATGCAGTCTGTTTTTCTCCATCTTGTGGAGAGACTGGAGGCTCAATTATCAGATGCCTCTCCTGAAGGTGGTGAGGGATATTAAAGCACAAGGATCAACACTGAGAGGACTGCTACTCCAGCTCGGCAAGATTTCATTTTGCCCTCAGATAAAATACGTTCTAAACTCATGATAGCATCTCTTAAATTCTGCGAGCCTCGTTTTTCAGAAGTATGGTTTACCTAAAATATAGGAAATGAATCCTGACATTGAGGTCCTAGGTTTACTGTACTGTGTGCTCTGGAAAGATAAGGAAACAGCCCACAGGCCAGCACCTCAGAAGCACTATTATTGTGTCTCTGAAGCTTCCCCAATGCCCCTGGGTCCTGCTGATAATCTTTTCTTGAAACAAGCCTTCAGGCAATCTTTCTTCCTCGCCTTTGTTCATCTTTCCCCTAAGTCCTCCATCTCCATCCTGGCTTTAGGAGTCATTTAGCCTCAGCTCCTGTCATTCTTAAACTTAAGTCTGTAGCCCTTTTAAACTTTGTTGTGCTCCTCTCCTGActccatttattttactttcctctAAGGCCCAAGATCTCACTTTCTGATATCCTCCACTTCCCTCTCAATTGTATGTTTCTCCTGCAAACACCACACTGCCCCCAGGgaacctctttcttcttcctcacttTTCCAAGCAGTCACCTCCTCTCAACACACCCGCCCCACCCCTAATCCCCCCCAACACCATACCCAATAATCCTCATTCAATATTTAGATGACTGATTATAATAATAATGGTACTTTATTCACTGCTTAACATTGACAGCTTTTCCTTCATCTCCCATCCACCAAACATACTCATCTCTTACACAAGACAGAAGTTTTTACATACAACAAGTCATGTCCACAAACTAAtatttttcagaacaaaacaatagtGATGCTGGCAAAGATTCTGGGTTATCAGAAACCCTCAGGCTTTTCGTACActgaaaaattacattttttgcACATCTACAAAGTACACATTTGCCTCTCCACACTATGCAAATTTGACACTACGAGTTCTTTTTCACTAAATCATAGACATAGATATGAAAATCATCATCAAACTTGATGAAGTACACAGAGGGTTTGGCTTTAACTTGGTGAATGACCTTGCCTGTCCTCTTGGAGCCATCTTCTTTGGTATATTCCACATGTTTACCTATCAGGCCATCTACAACTCCTTCTGGCTCCCTGTCTGCTGGAGGAGATGCACTGGACTCAGGCATGATACGGAGGTCGCCGTCTTTATAATCATCCAGAAGCTGATACATGTACAGGACCGGGTCTTTCTCATAAGTAATGTAAAACCAGGCGTTCATGATTGGCGCTTGGGCCAGGACCATCCCCCTCCATTCATCCTTAGAGCCATGCTCACCCTCAAACATGTGTTCCACTGCTTTGCCAACTATGTTATTAGCAAGGCGCACATCGCTGACTCGAGAAAACGACACCTTATCAGGAAGGATTTTAAGCTTTAAAATCCTCTCATCTCTATGAAGTTCCAGTCCATAGACACAGTCAATTCCATCATATTTCACCAGATAAAGAGAGGGGTTTATAGGAACCTGATCCAGAACAGTTCCTTTCCACTGTGTGATGGGCTCGTCGCCTTCCTTCCACCCATGAGAAATTCGGCAGCCCACGATGTTCCTTCGGGACCGGGATGAAGGtctgctcctctgcctcttctgagcagcttttttcttcttaatggtTGGAGAGCCAATGTGGTGGCTTGCATCGTCTCTCATTTGCTCTCTGGCAGCTGCTTTTTTGTGAGGGCTCTTCATATCTGTAAAAGGAGAGGAGCTAGGGAGAAACATTCTATACGACATTAAGGTTATTTTCCTGTGTATCGGGAAGTCCCTGTGCACAATATGCATGTGTCCAGCAGCAGTATTCGATATCAAAACATGTTTGAATGCCTGCCTGCATTACCCTCTTTCCAGGCTTGTTTGGTTACACAACAGAGTTAGAGAAGAGATGGCTGTGGAAGTTGTGGAGGGTGAGAGCCAAGCAAGAGGTGGCTGGTTCTCTGTATATTTACTGGCTCCGTTATCATCCTAGCTGCCCCCATCACTACCTCCACATTCCCTATTTGTAGCCCCAATATCATATCTCTATATCCCTCCATGCAGTTCCCATGTCTCTTACCCACTGCCCCCTGCTTTTCATCCCGCTCGGCTCGTACTGCCCAAACCCATGCTTTTGCTGCCTGTGCTcacttatttatatttcttaccATTTCCCTTTGAGCTCCCACCACGAATCTGTCTCTTTCTGGCTACCTTTGTATAAGATTCCCGTGTTTCTTGCTccgtgccccgccccccaaatcTCGGTTCCGAGTTTCCCTCAGCTCAAATCTTAGCACTCCCTCCAATTTTCCTGACAAGCAGGAACCCATTCTTATTTTCCAGCACCTAGTCCAGTGCTCACCTGCCCGCTGTTGCTGTCTGGGTTTACAGCACTCACGTGCCCAAATCGGACACAAGATTGTTGCCTCCGCTGCGAGCCCGGAGCAAAGGATGATCAGCAGGCAAGCAGCCAAATGAGTGCTTGTGAAAGCAAAGCCAGGAGGAGCCGAGGCCAAGAGATCTCTAGGAAAGCCGCAGGGCAGAAGAAGCGAGCATCCAGGAAGTCCCTGCGCTGGGCTTTCTAGCCAATTCCCGAGTGTCAGAGGCAGCGGTACCTGGGCCACTTAAGAGCTTCCAGCAGTCGCTGCTTGCCACTGcagtctcctccctcttttcctagCGTAGCTTCCTGCCCCGCGAGAGGCCGCCCCTTCCTGCCAAACACCGTACAACCaccacctctcccaccccacaTCACGGTTCTAAGCTGGGGAATGTGCTCTTGTCCCCCATCCCTTCTGTCAAATCAGGAGCCAGCATctccgcccctccctcccccacctcccgcGGACGTCCCCTTCACCTCTCCTACAGCTCCTAAGGTTTCCCTCCTTCAGCTcaggttccccacccccacctgcaacTCTACACTTTAAAACCCCCAACCGCATCTGCTTTCCATCCTTCAGGAATTCGCTTTTCCTTTACCCCATACCCTCATGGAGTTCTTTATGCAAAAACTGCCTTTCCGCTTGTTTAAGGCTAGTGGAGCTAGGATGAGAAAAAAGGCCTGATGCTCACTTCTATCTTCTGTTTCGGCCCGATTTATAAGTAAGTTCTGTTGATTGCTCATCTTCTTGAGGATATTAACCTCCCAGCTGCAGAATTTTATACACaatgtgtaaaattctcaaaggTACTTTAAGCCTGCTTCACCTCCTTCCCGTTCCCTTTGCCTCATCACAAAATACTCCCctgatttccctttctttcttttctatgctCATAAAAGAGCCTGCATTATTTATGCAAACATGGTCgttaaaaattatctgtaaaaCAATTTTTAGATATTTATGAATAACAAAGCATATATTGCAATGTGAGAAGTAGCAAATACCTGGAGTTCAAAATTAACATTCATTTCTATTTGATCTCTTAAAACTAGAAACAAATATCACCAATaaggtgtattttttttataCTCTAGAACAAATCCTGTACTCTTATACCCCTCTAACGCTAAGAGTTTTGTAGACAAAGATTcttaggatacacacacacaaacacacacacttaaaaatcatTATATGTATATTAACATGTGACTATTATGTTTTATGacaaaaactttcaatcatagTCCATGAAGTAAAGTTCTTCACACTGTATGAAAAAACTAAAACTTCCCTTCAGGAACCTAAACCTCTGGAGTTCTTGGGTTCTTGGGTTTTTTGACCCATGTACACATTTCCCAATTGATAAGACTATAGGGCTTGGGTGctagctcagcaagtaaaggcccttgctgccaagcctggcaagcTGAGTTGGATTCTAGAGACCCAGaagatggtagaaggagagaactgattccctggagctgtcctctgacctctacacatgtgcccctacaaagtaaatacatatatacctacctacacacatacatattttaaaagaatatgacctctacagtttttttttaaaaactcacactACTTAATATTATCTAGCTAGCATAGCTTTCTCTTACTACATAAATCTACCTAATGActattaaagaaattattttatttatcagtaATCGTACTGCAAGCAAACATAAAGGAGAATCACAAGAATCTtacattttagtttagtttaccTGAGCTTAGTTTAATTTAGTTTAGCTTAGCTTAGCTTAGCTTAGTTTTTTACatagtctctctacatagccctgctgtcctggaactcactctgtagaccagcctcttcctctggagtgctgggattaaaggcatgcaccactgtacccagccAAT includes the following:
- the Spin2b gene encoding spindlin-2B; protein product: MKSPHKKAAAREQMRDDASHHIGSPTIKKKKAAQKRQRSRPSSRSRRNIVGCRISHGWKEGDEPITQWKGTVLDQVPINPSLYLVKYDGIDCVYGLELHRDERILKLKILPDKVSFSRVSDVRLANNIVGKAVEHMFEGEHGSKDEWRGMVLAQAPIMNAWFYITYEKDPVLYMYQLLDDYKDGDLRIMPESSASPPADREPEGVVDGLIGKHVEYTKEDGSKRTGKVIHQVKAKPSVYFIKFDDDFHIYVYDLVKKNS